One window of Quercus robur chromosome 5, dhQueRobu3.1, whole genome shotgun sequence genomic DNA carries:
- the LOC126726963 gene encoding transcription initiation factor IIF subunit alpha isoform X1, with the protein MSFDLLLKPSCSGCGSTTDLYGSNCKHLTLCLTCGKTMAENRGKCFECGTTVTRLIREYNVRASSSNDKNYFIGRFVTGLPNFSKKKSAENKWSLHKEGLQGRQVTDSLREKYKNKPWLLEDETGQFQFQGHLEGAQSATYYLLMMQGKEFVAIPAGSWYNFNKVAQYKQLTLEEAEEKMKNRKKTADGYERWMMKAANNGAAAFGEVERFDDKESGVAGGRGRKKTTGDEEEGNVSDKGEEDEEEEAARKNRLGLNKREGDDDEEGPRGGDLDLDDDDIEKGDDWEHEEIFTDDDEAVGNDPEEREELAPEVPAPPEIKQDEEDEDEDNEEEGGLSKSGKELKKLLGRTGGLNDSDAEDDDDDEDIDDDIGLSPVLAPKQKDAPKEEPAENSPLKTAPSGPAKGTPSSSKSSKSKRKLNGDDAKATNGAPPKKVKTENELKSSVKEENVPTSKSTVPSKGTPSSSSKSASTSSAGPVTEDEIRAVLMQKTPVTTQDLVANFKARLRSPEDKNAFAAILRKISKIQKSNGSKSNYVVLREK; encoded by the exons ATGTCGTTCGATCTGCTGTTGAAGCCGTCGTGTAGTGGTTGCGGATCGACCACGGACTTGTACGGAAGCAATTGCAAGCACTTGACTCTGTGCTTGACCTGTGGCAAAACCATGGCCGAGAACCGTGGAAAGTGCTTCGAGTGCGGCACCACCGTCACTCGCTTGATTCGA GAATATAATGTTCGTGCAAGTTCTAGCAACGACAAGAATTACTTTATTGGTAGATTTGTGACTGGGTTGCcaaatttttcaaagaagaaaagTGCTGAGAATAAATGGTCTCTACATAAAGAAGGGCTTCAAGGACGCCAAGTTACTGATTCCTTGCGG GAGAAGTACAAGAATAAACCCTGGCTATTGGAGGACGAAACAGGGCAATTCCAGTTTCAAGGTCATCTTGAAGGTGCACAATCTGCTACGTATTACCTATTAATGATGCAAGGAAAGGAGTTCGTTGCTATCCCTGCTGGGTCTTG GTACAACTTTAACAAGGTTGCACAGTATAAGCAACTTACGCTGGAGGAAGCAGAAGAAAAGATGAAGAATAGGAAAAAGACTGCTGATGGATATGAAAGATGGATGATGAAAGCTGCAAATAATGGAGCTGCTGCATTTGGTGAAGTGGAGAGGTTTGATGACAAGGAGAGTGGTGTGGCTGGTGGGAGGGGACGTAAAAAAACAACTggtgatgaagaagaaggtaATGTTTCAGATAAAGGGGAggaggatgaagaagaagaggcagcAAGGAAGAATCGATTGGGACTCAACAAAAGAGAAGGTGACGATGATGAGGAAGGTCCAAGGGGTGGTGATCTTGAtttggatgatgatgatattgaaAAGG GTGATGATTGGGAGCATGAAGAAATTTTCACTGATGATGATGAAGCAGTTGGTAATGATCCTGAGGAAAGAGAAGAATTGGCCCCTGAAGTTCCTGCTCCTCCAGAAATTAAGCAG GATGAAGAGGACGAGGATGAAGATAATGAAGAAGAGGGTGGACTGAGTAAATCTGGAAAAGAGTTGAAGAAGCTACTTGGGCGAACTGGTGGGCTGAATGATTCAGAtgctgaggatgatgatgatgatgaggat ATCGATGATGATATTGGCCTTTCCCCTGTGCTGGCTCCAAAGCAGAAGGATGCACCTAAAGAGGAACCTGCTGAAAACAGTCCTTTAAAAACGGCGCCTTCTGGACCTGCTAAGGGAACCCCATCTAGCTCCAAGTCTTCGAAGTCTAAGAGAAAATTGAATGGGGATGATGCAAAAGCAACAAATGGTGCACCTCCAAAGAAGGTGAAGACAGAAAAT GAACTAAAATCTTctgtaaaagaagaaaatgttccTACTTCTAAAAGTACTGTGCCTTCAAAAGGaacaccatcatcatcatcaaaatctgCTTCAACATCATCTGCTGGGCCTGTCACTGAAGACGAAATCAGGGCTGTTTTAATGCAAAAGACACCAGTGACAACTCAGGATCTTGTTGCTAATTTTAAGGCAAGATTAAGATCACCAGAG
- the LOC126726963 gene encoding transcription initiation factor IIF subunit alpha isoform X2, which translates to MSFDLLLKPSCSGCGSTTDLYGSNCKHLTLCLTCGKTMAENRGKCFECGTTVTRLIREYNVRASSSNDKNYFIGRFVTGLPNFSKKKSAENKWSLHKEGLQGRQVTDSLREKYKNKPWLLEDETGQFQFQGHLEGAQSATYYLLMMQGKEFVAIPAGSWYNFNKVAQYKQLTLEEAEEKMKNRKKTADGYERWMMKAANNGAAAFGEVERFDDKESGVAGGRGRKKTTGDEEEGNVSDKGEEDEEEEAARKNRLGLNKREGDDDEEGPRGGDLDLDDDDIEKGDDWEHEEIFTDDDEAVGNDPEEREELAPEVPAPPEIKQDEEDEDEDNEEEGGLSKSGKELKKLLGRTGGLNDSDAEDDDDDEDIDDDIGLSPVLAPKQKDAPKEEPAENSPLKTAPSGPAKGTPSSSKSSKSKRKLNGDDAKATNGAPPKKELKSSVKEENVPTSKSTVPSKGTPSSSSKSASTSSAGPVTEDEIRAVLMQKTPVTTQDLVANFKARLRSPEDKNAFAAILRKISKIQKSNGSKSNYVVLREK; encoded by the exons ATGTCGTTCGATCTGCTGTTGAAGCCGTCGTGTAGTGGTTGCGGATCGACCACGGACTTGTACGGAAGCAATTGCAAGCACTTGACTCTGTGCTTGACCTGTGGCAAAACCATGGCCGAGAACCGTGGAAAGTGCTTCGAGTGCGGCACCACCGTCACTCGCTTGATTCGA GAATATAATGTTCGTGCAAGTTCTAGCAACGACAAGAATTACTTTATTGGTAGATTTGTGACTGGGTTGCcaaatttttcaaagaagaaaagTGCTGAGAATAAATGGTCTCTACATAAAGAAGGGCTTCAAGGACGCCAAGTTACTGATTCCTTGCGG GAGAAGTACAAGAATAAACCCTGGCTATTGGAGGACGAAACAGGGCAATTCCAGTTTCAAGGTCATCTTGAAGGTGCACAATCTGCTACGTATTACCTATTAATGATGCAAGGAAAGGAGTTCGTTGCTATCCCTGCTGGGTCTTG GTACAACTTTAACAAGGTTGCACAGTATAAGCAACTTACGCTGGAGGAAGCAGAAGAAAAGATGAAGAATAGGAAAAAGACTGCTGATGGATATGAAAGATGGATGATGAAAGCTGCAAATAATGGAGCTGCTGCATTTGGTGAAGTGGAGAGGTTTGATGACAAGGAGAGTGGTGTGGCTGGTGGGAGGGGACGTAAAAAAACAACTggtgatgaagaagaaggtaATGTTTCAGATAAAGGGGAggaggatgaagaagaagaggcagcAAGGAAGAATCGATTGGGACTCAACAAAAGAGAAGGTGACGATGATGAGGAAGGTCCAAGGGGTGGTGATCTTGAtttggatgatgatgatattgaaAAGG GTGATGATTGGGAGCATGAAGAAATTTTCACTGATGATGATGAAGCAGTTGGTAATGATCCTGAGGAAAGAGAAGAATTGGCCCCTGAAGTTCCTGCTCCTCCAGAAATTAAGCAG GATGAAGAGGACGAGGATGAAGATAATGAAGAAGAGGGTGGACTGAGTAAATCTGGAAAAGAGTTGAAGAAGCTACTTGGGCGAACTGGTGGGCTGAATGATTCAGAtgctgaggatgatgatgatgatgaggat ATCGATGATGATATTGGCCTTTCCCCTGTGCTGGCTCCAAAGCAGAAGGATGCACCTAAAGAGGAACCTGCTGAAAACAGTCCTTTAAAAACGGCGCCTTCTGGACCTGCTAAGGGAACCCCATCTAGCTCCAAGTCTTCGAAGTCTAAGAGAAAATTGAATGGGGATGATGCAAAAGCAACAAATGGTGCACCTCCAAAGAAG GAACTAAAATCTTctgtaaaagaagaaaatgttccTACTTCTAAAAGTACTGTGCCTTCAAAAGGaacaccatcatcatcatcaaaatctgCTTCAACATCATCTGCTGGGCCTGTCACTGAAGACGAAATCAGGGCTGTTTTAATGCAAAAGACACCAGTGACAACTCAGGATCTTGTTGCTAATTTTAAGGCAAGATTAAGATCACCAGAG